Proteins encoded by one window of Roseibium sp. Sym1:
- a CDS encoding AraC family transcriptional regulator has protein sequence MPLDGEWARSDVFRVLRDICPNANLDWPHMARLYNFDLASLDDPQGTVPITAWHAVFEHVAEELGNDAVMFDLFNNIDIGCFSIFDYLFACAPSLREACQAWVEFCPIRTNAYRMIFEEDETGGYVEWPILEGRGEWRQNMFARIGWAVQQIELALDMSVPPVLIELATAEPVGTSNFQKKYQGRLKFGASHNRIMIPSTLLSRPLCRNDAHLYEIILKSARSELDRFGQMESPLSRIANEVASNLSDGACTLPQIASKLGMSQRAVQRLLEKEGTSFRKLSEEIRRSAAERYLRGSDMPMKEIAYLLGFSELSTFSRAVKTWFGVSPKKVRDSSYRAHAKPGRVRGAVTRNTIVAAE, from the coding sequence ATGCCACTTGATGGCGAGTGGGCGCGCTCGGATGTGTTCCGGGTTCTGCGCGACATTTGTCCAAATGCAAATTTGGACTGGCCGCATATGGCGCGCCTTTACAATTTCGATCTCGCCAGCCTCGACGATCCCCAGGGAACCGTTCCTATCACCGCCTGGCATGCCGTGTTTGAGCATGTCGCCGAAGAGCTCGGCAACGATGCAGTGATGTTCGACCTGTTCAACAATATCGACATCGGCTGTTTTTCCATTTTCGACTACCTGTTTGCGTGCGCGCCTTCTCTGAGGGAGGCCTGTCAGGCCTGGGTCGAATTCTGCCCGATCCGCACCAACGCCTACCGGATGATCTTCGAAGAGGATGAAACGGGAGGATATGTTGAATGGCCCATCCTGGAGGGCCGCGGAGAATGGCGCCAGAACATGTTCGCCCGCATCGGCTGGGCCGTGCAACAAATTGAACTCGCCCTGGATATGAGCGTTCCCCCGGTCCTGATCGAACTGGCCACGGCGGAACCGGTGGGCACGTCGAATTTTCAGAAAAAATACCAGGGCCGCCTGAAGTTCGGCGCGTCTCACAACCGGATCATGATCCCGAGTACCCTGCTGTCACGCCCCCTGTGCCGCAACGACGCGCATCTCTATGAGATCATCCTGAAGTCGGCGAGAAGTGAACTGGACCGGTTCGGACAAATGGAGTCGCCCCTGTCACGCATTGCCAACGAGGTGGCCTCCAACCTGTCCGACGGCGCGTGCACTCTGCCGCAGATCGCCTCAAAACTCGGCATGTCACAGCGCGCGGTACAGCGTCTTCTGGAAAAGGAAGGCACCAGCTTCAGGAAACTCAGCGAGGAGATCCGTCGCTCTGCCGCCGAGCGGTATCTGCGCGGATCGGACATGCCGATGAAGGAAATCGCGTATCTGCTCGGCTTTTCCGAGCTGAGCACCTTCTCACGTGCCGTGAAAACCTGGTTTGGCGTTTCACCCAAGAAGGTTCGCGACAGCTCCTATCGAGCACACGCAAAGCCTGGACGGGTCCGTGGCGCGGTTACCCGCAACACCATTGTTGCAGCTGAGTAA
- a CDS encoding DUF6460 domain-containing protein, whose protein sequence is MSDTGLSRFLGGSPAQVLLRLVFLSFVVGIVLSALNLDPLDLVNMAVEFVERLWDMGFHAIGRLGNYLVIGAIVVVPIWLVTRLLAMGRSRS, encoded by the coding sequence ATGTCCGATACCGGCCTGAGCCGTTTTCTGGGAGGGTCTCCCGCACAGGTTCTGCTGCGGCTTGTGTTCCTGTCCTTTGTGGTCGGCATCGTGCTGTCCGCGCTCAACCTGGACCCGCTCGACCTGGTGAACATGGCGGTCGAATTCGTTGAACGGCTTTGGGACATGGGTTTCCACGCAATCGGCCGGCTGGGCAATTACCTGGTTATCGGTGCAATCGTGGTGGTTCCGATCTGGCTGGTCACGCGGCTTCTGGCGATGGGACGCTCCCGTTCATGA
- a CDS encoding histone deacetylase family protein, with protein sequence MTLPIVHHPAYCAELPANHRFPMNKFRAVAELIGTENLLEGMPFVRPRPAPFEWVALAHEPLYVDQVFNGQVSEKVAREIGFPMRADIALRARCATGGTVLTGYLALEHGIACNTAGGSHHARRAHGAGFCVFNDVAVAIRVMQADGAIQKALVIDLDVHQGDGTSDIFQGDPDVFTFSMHSEKNYPVRKVPSHLDIALADGTGDEVYLASLAGVLPDLLSRHAWDIVFFNAGVDPYGGDRLGRLALTRHGLRRRDRYVIETVRSAGIPLAGVLGGGYSTDIDELADRHLNLHRMAKAVMNGSVPSPEAA encoded by the coding sequence ATGACTTTGCCGATTGTCCATCATCCGGCCTATTGCGCCGAACTGCCTGCCAATCACCGGTTCCCGATGAACAAATTCCGGGCGGTGGCCGAGTTGATCGGGACGGAAAATCTGCTGGAAGGCATGCCATTTGTCCGGCCGAGGCCCGCTCCGTTCGAATGGGTCGCACTCGCTCACGAGCCGCTCTACGTGGATCAGGTCTTCAACGGACAGGTTTCCGAGAAGGTCGCGCGGGAAATCGGTTTTCCCATGCGCGCGGACATCGCTTTGCGCGCGCGCTGTGCCACCGGCGGTACGGTTCTGACCGGCTATCTTGCCCTGGAGCACGGCATTGCCTGCAACACGGCGGGTGGCAGCCATCACGCCAGGCGGGCGCATGGGGCGGGCTTCTGCGTGTTCAACGACGTGGCTGTTGCCATCAGGGTGATGCAGGCGGACGGTGCGATTCAAAAGGCGCTGGTTATCGATCTTGACGTGCATCAGGGCGACGGGACGTCCGACATCTTCCAGGGAGACCCTGACGTCTTCACCTTTTCAATGCATTCGGAAAAGAACTATCCGGTTCGCAAGGTGCCCTCGCATCTGGATATCGCTCTGGCGGACGGCACCGGAGATGAGGTCTACCTTGCCTCCCTCGCGGGGGTCCTGCCCGACCTGCTCTCGCGTCACGCGTGGGATATCGTGTTCTTCAATGCAGGCGTCGATCCCTATGGCGGCGACCGGCTGGGGCGCCTGGCGTTGACCCGGCACGGATTGCGGCGGCGCGACCGGTACGTGATCGAAACCGTCCGGAGCGCGGGCATTCCGTTGGCCGGGGTCCTCGGGGGCGGTTACTCGACCGATATCGACGAGCTGGCGGACCGGCATCTTAACCTGCATCGCATGGCGAAAGCGGTCATGAACGGGAGCGTCCCATCGCCAGAAGCCGCGTGA
- a CDS encoding MATE family efflux transporter, whose amino-acid sequence MSQSPTAPPPSAHAFSVTHRSVLAIAVPMTLAYLSTPLLGIVDMAVIGRLGDAALLGGIALGGIIFDLVFTTFNFLRSGTTGLTAQAVGGRNEEEVKATLLRALVIAVAGGLAVIALNAPLLHVGLWFLGGSEDVQAATSRYFDVRMFSAPFLLANYAILGWFIGLGRARTGLLLQLVLNGLNIALSVLFVIGLGWSVEGVALATVLSEIAATVLGVILVLASARRGSWPAPAIVFDRRLLMRMMAVNRDIMIRSFTLLYAFAFFMSRSAEQGDTILAANALLEKFIMVGAFFLDGLATAAEQLAGRAVGARYRPAFDRTLKLTALWSFSLAGLLAFLFWAAGPAMIAFMTTAEDVRGAAQSYLVWAVLTPLFGVLAFQMDGVFIGATWSSTMRNMMLLSLAIYLAAYHALFPLLGNHGLWLALLLFFGIRGVTLLAACRKRAAETFA is encoded by the coding sequence ATGTCCCAGTCCCCTACCGCGCCCCCGCCTTCGGCGCATGCCTTTTCCGTCACGCACCGCTCGGTTCTGGCCATTGCCGTGCCGATGACGCTTGCCTATCTGTCGACCCCGCTGCTCGGGATTGTCGACATGGCGGTGATCGGCCGGTTGGGAGATGCCGCCCTGCTCGGCGGCATCGCGCTCGGTGGCATTATTTTCGACCTCGTCTTCACCACCTTCAATTTCTTGCGGTCCGGCACCACCGGGTTGACCGCCCAGGCCGTCGGTGGCCGTAATGAGGAAGAGGTCAAGGCAACGCTCCTGCGCGCCCTGGTGATCGCCGTTGCCGGTGGCCTCGCCGTGATCGCCCTGAACGCACCGCTACTCCATGTCGGCCTCTGGTTCCTCGGCGGCAGTGAGGATGTCCAGGCCGCAACCAGCCGCTATTTCGACGTCCGCATGTTCAGCGCGCCCTTTCTGCTGGCGAATTATGCCATTCTCGGCTGGTTCATCGGCCTTGGCCGCGCGCGCACCGGCCTTCTTCTGCAGCTGGTCCTGAACGGGCTCAACATCGCCCTCAGTGTGCTGTTCGTGATCGGACTGGGCTGGAGTGTGGAGGGGGTTGCGCTTGCCACCGTCCTGTCGGAGATCGCAGCAACGGTCCTGGGGGTTATTCTGGTGCTGGCGAGTGCCAGGAGAGGGTCCTGGCCCGCTCCTGCGATCGTATTCGACCGGCGTCTCCTGATGCGCATGATGGCAGTGAACCGGGACATCATGATCCGGTCCTTCACCCTGCTCTACGCCTTTGCCTTCTTCATGTCCCGGTCGGCCGAGCAAGGCGACACCATTCTCGCGGCAAACGCGTTGCTCGAAAAATTCATCATGGTGGGCGCGTTCTTCCTGGATGGCCTCGCCACCGCGGCGGAACAGCTCGCCGGCAGGGCCGTCGGCGCCAGATACCGTCCGGCCTTCGACAGGACGCTGAAACTGACCGCGCTGTGGAGTTTCTCGCTGGCCGGCCTTCTGGCCTTTCTCTTCTGGGCTGCCGGTCCAGCAATGATCGCTTTCATGACGACGGCCGAGGACGTGCGCGGCGCCGCGCAATCCTATCTGGTCTGGGCGGTACTGACGCCGCTTTTCGGCGTGCTCGCCTTCCAGATGGACGGCGTCTTCATCGGCGCCACCTGGTCCTCAACCATGCGCAACATGATGCTGCTGTCCCTGGCAATCTACCTGGCCGCCTATCACGCCCTGTTTCCGCTGCTCGGCAATCACGGGCTCTGGCTGGCCCTCCTGCTGTTCTTCGGCATCAGGGGCGTGACGCTGCTGGCTGCCTGCAGGAAACGTGCGGCGGAGACGTTTGCGTGA